One region of Chryseobacterium muglaense genomic DNA includes:
- a CDS encoding TolC family protein — protein MQLSATNELLNDNIKLDVNREYQNSDYSKKRITVFEKAAVQANENYRITKNKYDNGLATMTELLDADAAQIAANVGVINAKADAALAYRKLLQTTGTLTIK, from the coding sequence ATGCAATTGTCTGCAACCAACGAATTGTTGAATGACAATATTAAATTAGATGTCAACAGAGAATATCAAAACTCAGATTATTCTAAAAAGAGAATCACAGTTTTCGAAAAAGCTGCTGTGCAGGCTAATGAAAACTACAGAATTACTAAAAATAAATACGATAACGGTCTTGCAACGATGACAGAACTTCTGGATGCAGATGCTGCCCAGATTGCTGCAAACGTAGGTGTTATCAATGCAAAAGCAGATGCTGCATTAGCGTACAGAAAACTATTGCAGACTACAGGTACTTTAACAATCAAATAA
- a CDS encoding TetR/AcrR family transcriptional regulator, whose amino-acid sequence MISKEENILFAAEKLFAENGFQGTSTREISKAANVNISMISYYFGSKEKLYEKLVEYRMNEGQFFSKDILERTDINEWEKIERIVDQFAGRVRHHKCFYRIMQREQLHTENPQIVEFLKETKMSFISMYSKILESGIQKGIFTKNPPIYLLHSTVSGTLFYASNAKGMYKEFLKNDDSEEAFEETYFNELTQHVKHILKDLLGYEENK is encoded by the coding sequence ATGATTTCAAAAGAAGAAAATATATTATTCGCTGCAGAAAAACTATTTGCAGAAAATGGTTTTCAGGGAACTTCTACAAGGGAAATTTCTAAAGCTGCCAACGTAAATATTTCAATGATTTCTTATTATTTCGGTTCTAAAGAAAAGCTTTATGAGAAATTGGTGGAGTACAGAATGAATGAAGGACAGTTTTTTTCTAAAGATATTTTAGAAAGAACAGATATTAATGAATGGGAAAAGATTGAAAGAATTGTTGATCAGTTTGCAGGAAGAGTAAGGCATCACAAATGTTTTTACAGAATTATGCAGAGAGAGCAGCTTCATACAGAAAATCCTCAGATTGTAGAATTTTTAAAAGAAACCAAGATGAGTTTCATTTCCATGTATTCTAAAATTCTGGAAAGTGGCATTCAAAAAGGAATTTTTACTAAAAACCCACCGATCTATTTACTACATTCTACCGTAAGCGGAACGTTATTTTATGCATCAAATGCTAAAGGAATGTATAAAGAATTTTTGAAAAATGATGATTCAGAAGAGGCTTTTGAGGAAACTTACTTCAACGAACTTACACAACACGTAAAACATATTTTAAAAGACCTTTTAGGTTATGAAGAGAATAAATAG
- a CDS encoding TolC family protein: MKRINSSVIVLSLFAGIMYTHAQEKKQLGLDEAVQLGIQNSKSLKIDAAKIEEATADLLEAKNRQLPELKVSASYLYLPLKPNVDIKLPGVSGAGGPEVHQVAFGSANLSVPIYNGGRIKYGIESAKYLVEASKLSTESDKVAIAYNVAQAYNNLFKANQSIKVLEENLTASQKRDETFLKLENNGVIARNDRLKANLQTSNIELQLLEAKNNYNIANINMDLLLGLPETTEIEVDQNYVDESDDVKPVSFYLNEARENRKDLQALDQQRKAAELGTKSAKAENLPSIAFTGGYVAADIPKFLTIYNAVNVGVGVSYNLSNLWKENSSLKQSKAI, from the coding sequence ATGAAGAGAATAAATAGCTCAGTTATTGTACTGTCCCTTTTCGCAGGAATAATGTACACCCACGCTCAGGAGAAAAAACAACTCGGCCTTGATGAAGCCGTACAGTTGGGAATTCAGAACAGCAAAAGTTTAAAAATAGATGCTGCCAAAATAGAAGAAGCAACTGCAGATCTTTTGGAAGCAAAAAACAGACAGCTTCCGGAATTGAAGGTTTCTGCAAGTTATTTGTATCTCCCTTTGAAACCTAATGTTGACATCAAACTTCCCGGAGTTTCTGGTGCAGGCGGTCCCGAAGTTCATCAGGTAGCTTTTGGTTCGGCAAACCTTAGCGTTCCTATTTATAACGGTGGAAGAATAAAATACGGAATCGAGTCTGCAAAATATTTGGTGGAAGCATCAAAATTGAGCACCGAAAGCGATAAAGTTGCCATTGCCTACAACGTTGCTCAGGCTTATAACAATTTATTTAAAGCCAATCAATCGATTAAAGTTTTAGAAGAAAACCTTACGGCTTCTCAAAAAAGAGACGAAACTTTTCTTAAGCTTGAAAACAACGGAGTGATTGCAAGAAACGACCGTTTAAAGGCAAATCTTCAGACTTCAAATATAGAATTGCAGTTATTAGAAGCCAAAAATAATTACAACATTGCCAATATCAATATGGATTTGCTTCTTGGTCTTCCGGAAACAACGGAGATTGAGGTAGATCAAAACTATGTTGATGAATCTGATGATGTTAAACCAGTTAGCTTTTATCTGAATGAAGCGAGAGAAAACCGTAAAGATCTGCAGGCTTTAGATCAGCAAAGAAAAGCAGCAGAATTGGGGACGAAATCTGCAAAAGCAGAAAATCTTCCTTCTATTGCATTTACAGGAGGGTATGTTGCAGCAGATATTCCAAAATTTTTAACAATCTACAATGCGGTGAATGTTGGAGTAGGGGTTTCTTACAACTTATCAAATCTTTGGAAAGAAAATTCATCTTTAAAGCAATCTAAAGCAATCTAA